Proteins encoded by one window of Pelmatolapia mariae isolate MD_Pm_ZW linkage group LG14, Pm_UMD_F_2, whole genome shotgun sequence:
- the arhgap32a gene encoding rho GTPase-activating protein 32 isoform X1: MEAGCVVAAVIENAASGPEGEPGSSDVLESDALPSTELDKDDALPQATNSNPLEEKQPQETSTAMARSDDITEHPAEPILRSCVSTASMKVKNMKKLTFPRGHFPRLAECAHFHYETVDFGNVQLAFAEGQSEGPKAGLDSKELVFLVQITCQGRNWLVKRSYEDFRVLDKHLHLCIYDRRYSQLTELPRYDTLKHTDESVATMLATYLSRFSSIADNKINCGPVLTWMEIDNKGNHLLVSEEASINVPAIAAAHVTKRYTAQATDELTFEVGDIVSVIDMPPKEDTGWWRGKHGFQVGFFPCDCVELINDKIPPSVQSSVPKPVCKKHGKLVTFLRSFMKSRPPPQKLRQRGILRERVFGCDLGEHLHNSGHEVPQVVKSCADFIEKHGVVDGIYRLSGISSNIQKLRHEFDSEQIPDLSRDVYTQDIHSVGSLCKLYFRELPNPLLTYQLYDRFSEAVSAATDEERLVKIHNVIQQLPPPHYRTLEFLMRHLSQLATFSSITNMHTKNLAIVWAPNLLRSRQIESACFSGTAAFMEVRIQSVVVEFILNNTEALFSPKLNSIIRESTGNNTLSRPKSLMVCSPSTKLLSIEEAQARTQVHLGSPATTPCLTHSDYIEVGEGPGALLGKFHTVIELPIESSKRPPAKAKKSPVGNWLSFFHLGKSHSVSKRKLKRHPSEPNEIKSIALPGGRGDSGTLRSTKSEESLTSLQNLQGEPPSYRPLRPRSTSEAMSAVSKDDLHNGGSKRDRKTKLPHESHAGADRVSTAAGISPPHQEDDLDLSPPAAGISTLDFDPMSFQCSPPSATPGPQHSKDANKWRKNVGCSSESELISSPNNNNLACLQSPDISPVLSKGVRKVSYKQLSPKLRKKSFKTQADVQSASMSLPPQPVSSTPADNSDAPLADGKGPKASYQHCSPLSTASQASAVTDLTQSAQNMSDPGTDRLMSSVSVLPPHPPLTSAARKLALALAETAQKASSGSQRRSNVPVHPLHRPEASHAQDRPPRPSVLDLKAYPQEYSGSNVSPASQWQTSVHSPVETHCYSHPLHFLPPHLCSESLQVTDGQESMCNFTPNVSPLGSGSLDEGSAERRDCREKKELSDVTQTEHTYQSVGVSTPTQPVYSPQSPSASPGYVNPDSINVFNFRSVLAETSMPASIEEVFPRPLQPSLTHHYSPEEETPLGMLEDVYSNQHYHHHHHHRPVQAARMPAPHCPRPDALPLHLSGPKGLYRQSSEGRYSSLGLRHPLSPQYRGYHRDEHLISGCHRQQGQWQRSDDRVVGHPAIRRARSFHAPQISHYELAETEVLPPDTMFYVEQTAGQEAPYQRLIQTGLHPVRPQFENTHADYHYSPYSNVNPADGSRYYAEPCRQSGIRHSKSYTVRSTRESGQSDYYNYSPQRVPPVNRELFIESRDTVVYEARDAEVFERVLYQPVMQESKSRHKNTYPAASPCESPISLADTRSRDIAHTRSKSDPGNACLLSADKMERQNVILTSPTSQRSQQVDPEVTRRQRVHRSSADSGPSRRIHIKERSSQQPPLRKVPSLPERGCPNFKTVEHNDRSHTRGHDQDRLMMTNAVNSYSGMAKPSILRRPGRSQSTRENRHYYHYHAKSQMDPEHLGSFSNRRTQSTKVRPTQYDHMEGYYAAPRPKPTRSVKAVAGYLPGQGCMSPCGHRLLSQALGHEAFYHAALRSEAGVYE, translated from the exons ATGGAGGCTGGATGCGTGGTTGCCGCGGTGATTGAGAATGCTGCCTCAGGACCCGAGGGAGAACCAGGAAGTAGTGACGTCCTTGAGAG TGACGCGTTACCGTCTACCGAGCTGGACAAAGACGATGCCTTACCTCAAGCCACTAACAGTAATCCTCTAGAGGAGAAACAACCACAGGAGACATCCACTGCCATG GCAAGGAGCGATGACATCACAGAGCACCCGGCTGAGCCCATCCTGCGTTCCTGCGTCAGCACAGCCAGCATGAAGGTCAAGAACATGAAGAA gctgACTTTTCCCAGAGGTCACTTTCCCAGATTGGCAGAGTGTGCCCATTTCCACTATGAGACAGTTGATTTTGGCAATGTTCAG cTGGCCTTTGCAGAGGGGCAGAGTGAAGGACCAAAGGCTGGGCTGGACTCCAAGGAGCTGGTCTTTCTGGTCCAGATCACTTGCCAG GGTCGAAACTGGCTGGTGAAGAGATCTTATGAAGACTTCCGGGTGCTGGACAAGCATCTGCACTTGTGTATATATGACCGTCGTTACTCCCAGCTCACTGAGCTGCCACGATACGACACGCTGAAGCACACTGATGAG TCAGTAGCCACAATGTTGGCAACCTACCTGTCCCGCTTCTCCAGCATCGCTGACAATAAGATCAACTGTGGTCCGGTATTAACATGGATGGAG atcgACAACAAGGGGAACCATCTGCTGGTGTCTGAAGAAGCTTCAATCAATGTCCCTGCCATTGCCGCTGCCCACGTCACCAAGCGGTACACAGCCCAGGCCACAGACGAGCTAACCTTTGAG GTGGGGGACATTGTTTCAGTCATCGACATGCCGCCTAAAGAAGACACAGGCTGGTGGCGAGGGAAACATGGATTTCAG GTTGGTTTCTTCCCCTGTGACTGTGTTGAGCTGATAAATGACAAGATTCCCCCCAGTGTTCAAAGCTCGGTGCCAAAGCCAG TGTGTAAGAAGCATGGAAAGCTAGTAACGTTCCTGAGGTCTTTTATGAAGTCTCGACCGCCGCCGCAGAAGCTCAGGCAGCGCGGCATCCTCCGAGAGCGTGTGTTTGGCTGTGACCTGGGGGAACATCTCCACAACTCAGGACATGAGG TGCCCCAGGTTGTTAAGAGTTGTGCAGACTTCATAGAGAAACATGGAGTCGTGGATGGGATCTACAGGCTCTCAGGGATCTCTTCCAACATTCAGAAACTGAG GCATGAGTTTGACTCTGAACAGATCCCAGACCTGAGCAGAGACGTCTACACACAGGATATCCACTCAGTGGGCTCTCTCTGCAAACTGTACTTCAGGGAGCTGCCCAACCCTCTTCTCACCTACCAGCTCTACGACAGATTCTCA GAGGCTGTGTCTGCAGCCACAGATGAGGAGAGGCTGGTCAAAATCCACAATGTCATCCAGCAGCTGCCTCCTCCACATTACAG GACACTGGAGTTCCTCATGAGGCACCTCTCCCAACTCGCCACCTTCAGCTCCATCActaacatgcacacaaaaaacTTAGCTATTGTCTGGGCACCTAACCTCCTCAG gTCCAGACAGATCGAGTCGGCCTGCTTTAGCGGCACAGCCGCGTTCATGGAGGTGCGTATCCAGTCGGTGGTGGTGGAATTCATCCTCAATAATACTGAGGCTCTCTTCAGCCCCAAACTTAACTCAATCATAAGGGAAAGTACTG GTAACAACACCTTATCCAGACCAAAGTCCCTGATGGTCTGCTCCCCATCCACTAAGTTACTGTCTATAGAGGAAGCTCAGGCTCGCACACAGGTACATCTGGGCTCCCCGGCTACCACCCCCTGCCTCACCCACAGTGACTACATCGAGGTCGGAGAGGGACCAGGAGCTCTCCTCGGCAAGTTCCACACAGTCATCGAGCTTCCGATAGAGAG CAGCAAGCGGCCTCCTGCTAAGGCTAAGAAGTCTCCAGTGGGGAACTGGCTCTCTTTTTTCCACCTGGGCAAGTCCCATTCTGTGTCCAAACGTAAACTGAAGCGACACCCCAGTGAGCCTAACGAGATAAAGAGTATTGCACTGCCAG GGGGAAGAGGAGATAGTGGCACTTTGCGCTCTACCAAAAGTGAAGAATCTCTCACCTCTTTGCAAAATTTACAAG GGGAGCCTCCAAGTTACCGTCCTCTCAGACCTCGTTCAACTAGCGAGGCCATGTCTGCCGTCAGTAAAGACGACCTCCACAACGGCGGCAGTAAACGCGACCGCAAAACAAAACTGCCACATGAGAGTCATGCTGGTGCTGATCGTGTCAGTACTGCAGCAGGCATTTCACCTCCACACCAGGAGGATGACCTCGACCTTTCTCCACCGGCTGCAGGCATCTCTACTTTAGACTTTGACCCCATGTCTTTTCAGTGCAGCCCACCCTCAGCAACCCCTGGACCACAACACAGTAAAGATGCAAACAAGTGGAGGAAGAATGTTGGTTGTTCTAGTGAATCAGAGCTCATCTCTTCTcctaacaacaacaacctggCCTGCCTACAGTCTCCAGACATTAGTCCAGTGCTCAGTAAAGGTGTGAGGAAGGTTAGCTACAAGCAGCTCTCCCCTAAACTCAGGAAGAAATCATTTAAGACACAAGCAGATGTTCAGTCTGCATCCATGTCTCTGCCACCTCAGCCGGTTTCTTCTACCCCAGCGGATAACAGTGACGCTCCACTGGCAGATGGAAAAGGGCCCAAAGCGTCCTATCAACACTGCAGCCCACTCAGCACAGCGAGCCAGGCATCAGCTGTGACAGACCTCACTCAGTCTGCACAGAACATGTCCGATCCAG GAACAGATAGACTTATGAGTTCAGTCTCTGTTCTCCCTCCTCACCCTCCCTTGACGAGTGCCGCACGCAAGTTGGCTCTGGCTCTGGCTGAAACTGCCCAAAAGGCCAGCAGTGGCTCCCAAAGAAGAAGCAATGTCCCTGTGCATCCGCTTCACAGACCGGAAGCATCTCACGCCCAGGACAGACCACCACGGCCCTCAGTCCTTGATCTCAAAGCGTATCCCCAGGAGTACAGCGGCTCTAATGTCTCCCCTGCTTCCCAGTGGCAAACATCAGTGCACAGCCCTGTGGAGACCCACTGCTACTCTCATCCTCTTCATTTCCTGCCTCCACACCTCTGCTCAGAGTCGCTACAGGTCACCGACGGACAGGAAAGCATGTGCAATTTCACTCCTAATGTCAGTCCGCTCGGGTCAGGGAGCTTGGATGAAGGCAGCGCTGAGAGGAGGgactgcagagagaaaaaagagctTAGCGATGTCACACAAACAGAGCACACCTATCAGAGTGTTGGAGTTTCAACACCCACTCAGCCCGTCTACTCGCCTCAGAGCCCATCGGCTTCTCCTGGATACGTCAACCCGGACTCGATAAACGTTTTTAATTTCCGCTCCGTTCTGGCAGAGACCTCCATGCCTGCATCCATCGAGGAGGTGTTTCCGCGTCCATTACAGCCCTCCTTAACGCATCATTACAGCCCAGAAGAGGAGACGCCGCTCGGCATGCTTGAGGATGTCTACAGTAATCaacattatcatcatcatcatcatcaccgaCCAGTTCAGGCAGCACGAATGCCTGCACCTCACTGCCCTCGGCCTGATGCTCTGCCGCTTCACCTTTCTGGGCCAAAAGGCTTGTACAGGCAGTCCTCCGAAGGCCGCTACAGCAGTTTAGGTTTAAGGCACCCTTTGTCACCTCAGTACAGAGGATACCATAGAGATGAGCACCTTATCAGTGGCTGCCACAGGCAACAAGGCCAGTGGCAGAGGTCAGATGATAGAGTAGTCGGGCACCCGGCCATCCGGAGGGCTCGCTCCTTCCATGCCCCTCAGATTAGTCACTACGAGTTGGCAGAGACCGAAGTCCTGCCCCCTGACACCATGTTTTATGTCGAGCAGACAGCAGGCCAGGAAGCACCTTATCAGAGGCTGATTCAGACTGGTCTTCACCCTGTGCGGCCGCAGTTTGAGAACACACACGCTGACTACCACTACAGTCCCTATTCAAATGTGAACCCTGCAGATGGCTCTCGCTATTACGCAGAGCCCTGCCGGCAAAGCGGCATCCGACACAGTAAGTCTTACACCGTGCGTTCCACAAGAGAAAGCGGACAATCAGATTACTACAACTACTCTCCTCAGCGCGTCCCCCCTGTGAACAGAGAGCTTTTCATAGAAAGCAGGGACACTGTTGTTTATGAGGCGAGAGACGCAGAAGTTTTTGAAAGAGTCTTATATCAACCAGTCATGCAGGAGAGTAAATCCAGACATAAAAACACATATCCAGCTGCGTCTCCTTGTGAGAGTCCCATCTCGCTTGCTGACACAAGAAGTAGAGACATCGCACACACGAGAAGCAAGTCAGACCCTGGAAATGCCTGCCTCCTTTCCGCTGACAAGATGGAAAGACAAAATGTTATCCTTACATCCCCGACTTCCCAGAGGTCCCAACAGGTAGACCCCGAGGTCACCAGGCGGCAGCGCGTTCACCGCTCAAGCGCGGACTCGGGGCCTTCTAGGCGGATTCACATCAAAGAGCGTTCCTCTCAGCAGCCACCGCTTCGCAAAGTCCCCTCGCTCCCAGAAAGAGGCTGTCCTAACTTTAAGACCGTCGAGCACAACGACAGAAGCCATACGCGAGGTCATGACCAGGATCGATTAATGATGACCAACGCTGTCAACAGCTACTCTGGTATGGCGAAACCCAGCATCCTCAGGAGACCCGGGAGGTCGCAGAGCACCAGAGAAAACCGTCACTACTACCATTACCACGCCAAATCCCAAATGGATCCCGAACATCTGGGATCCTTTTCCAACAGAAGGACTCAGAGCACTAAAGTCAGGCCCACACAATATGACCACATGGAGGGGTATTACGCAGCACCCAGGCCTAAACCCACAAGATCCGTTAAAGCCGTGGCAGGATATCTGCCTGGCCAGGGCTGCATGTCGCCCTGCGGGCACAGACTGTTGTCCCAGGCTCTGGGTCATGAGGCTTTTTATCACGCTGCACTGAGATCAGAAGCCGGGGTCTACGAGTGA
- the arhgap32a gene encoding rho GTPase-activating protein 32 isoform X2, with protein MRTYKMTGVTQTDKLTFPRGHFPRLAECAHFHYETVDFGNVQLAFAEGQSEGPKAGLDSKELVFLVQITCQGRNWLVKRSYEDFRVLDKHLHLCIYDRRYSQLTELPRYDTLKHTDESVATMLATYLSRFSSIADNKINCGPVLTWMEIDNKGNHLLVSEEASINVPAIAAAHVTKRYTAQATDELTFEVGDIVSVIDMPPKEDTGWWRGKHGFQVGFFPCDCVELINDKIPPSVQSSVPKPVCKKHGKLVTFLRSFMKSRPPPQKLRQRGILRERVFGCDLGEHLHNSGHEVPQVVKSCADFIEKHGVVDGIYRLSGISSNIQKLRHEFDSEQIPDLSRDVYTQDIHSVGSLCKLYFRELPNPLLTYQLYDRFSEAVSAATDEERLVKIHNVIQQLPPPHYRTLEFLMRHLSQLATFSSITNMHTKNLAIVWAPNLLRSRQIESACFSGTAAFMEVRIQSVVVEFILNNTEALFSPKLNSIIRESTGNNTLSRPKSLMVCSPSTKLLSIEEAQARTQVHLGSPATTPCLTHSDYIEVGEGPGALLGKFHTVIELPIESSKRPPAKAKKSPVGNWLSFFHLGKSHSVSKRKLKRHPSEPNEIKSIALPGGRGDSGTLRSTKSEESLTSLQNLQGEPPSYRPLRPRSTSEAMSAVSKDDLHNGGSKRDRKTKLPHESHAGADRVSTAAGISPPHQEDDLDLSPPAAGISTLDFDPMSFQCSPPSATPGPQHSKDANKWRKNVGCSSESELISSPNNNNLACLQSPDISPVLSKGVRKVSYKQLSPKLRKKSFKTQADVQSASMSLPPQPVSSTPADNSDAPLADGKGPKASYQHCSPLSTASQASAVTDLTQSAQNMSDPGTDRLMSSVSVLPPHPPLTSAARKLALALAETAQKASSGSQRRSNVPVHPLHRPEASHAQDRPPRPSVLDLKAYPQEYSGSNVSPASQWQTSVHSPVETHCYSHPLHFLPPHLCSESLQVTDGQESMCNFTPNVSPLGSGSLDEGSAERRDCREKKELSDVTQTEHTYQSVGVSTPTQPVYSPQSPSASPGYVNPDSINVFNFRSVLAETSMPASIEEVFPRPLQPSLTHHYSPEEETPLGMLEDVYSNQHYHHHHHHRPVQAARMPAPHCPRPDALPLHLSGPKGLYRQSSEGRYSSLGLRHPLSPQYRGYHRDEHLISGCHRQQGQWQRSDDRVVGHPAIRRARSFHAPQISHYELAETEVLPPDTMFYVEQTAGQEAPYQRLIQTGLHPVRPQFENTHADYHYSPYSNVNPADGSRYYAEPCRQSGIRHSKSYTVRSTRESGQSDYYNYSPQRVPPVNRELFIESRDTVVYEARDAEVFERVLYQPVMQESKSRHKNTYPAASPCESPISLADTRSRDIAHTRSKSDPGNACLLSADKMERQNVILTSPTSQRSQQVDPEVTRRQRVHRSSADSGPSRRIHIKERSSQQPPLRKVPSLPERGCPNFKTVEHNDRSHTRGHDQDRLMMTNAVNSYSGMAKPSILRRPGRSQSTRENRHYYHYHAKSQMDPEHLGSFSNRRTQSTKVRPTQYDHMEGYYAAPRPKPTRSVKAVAGYLPGQGCMSPCGHRLLSQALGHEAFYHAALRSEAGVYE; from the exons ATGAGGACCTATAAAATGACGGGTGTGACACAGACAGATAA gctgACTTTTCCCAGAGGTCACTTTCCCAGATTGGCAGAGTGTGCCCATTTCCACTATGAGACAGTTGATTTTGGCAATGTTCAG cTGGCCTTTGCAGAGGGGCAGAGTGAAGGACCAAAGGCTGGGCTGGACTCCAAGGAGCTGGTCTTTCTGGTCCAGATCACTTGCCAG GGTCGAAACTGGCTGGTGAAGAGATCTTATGAAGACTTCCGGGTGCTGGACAAGCATCTGCACTTGTGTATATATGACCGTCGTTACTCCCAGCTCACTGAGCTGCCACGATACGACACGCTGAAGCACACTGATGAG TCAGTAGCCACAATGTTGGCAACCTACCTGTCCCGCTTCTCCAGCATCGCTGACAATAAGATCAACTGTGGTCCGGTATTAACATGGATGGAG atcgACAACAAGGGGAACCATCTGCTGGTGTCTGAAGAAGCTTCAATCAATGTCCCTGCCATTGCCGCTGCCCACGTCACCAAGCGGTACACAGCCCAGGCCACAGACGAGCTAACCTTTGAG GTGGGGGACATTGTTTCAGTCATCGACATGCCGCCTAAAGAAGACACAGGCTGGTGGCGAGGGAAACATGGATTTCAG GTTGGTTTCTTCCCCTGTGACTGTGTTGAGCTGATAAATGACAAGATTCCCCCCAGTGTTCAAAGCTCGGTGCCAAAGCCAG TGTGTAAGAAGCATGGAAAGCTAGTAACGTTCCTGAGGTCTTTTATGAAGTCTCGACCGCCGCCGCAGAAGCTCAGGCAGCGCGGCATCCTCCGAGAGCGTGTGTTTGGCTGTGACCTGGGGGAACATCTCCACAACTCAGGACATGAGG TGCCCCAGGTTGTTAAGAGTTGTGCAGACTTCATAGAGAAACATGGAGTCGTGGATGGGATCTACAGGCTCTCAGGGATCTCTTCCAACATTCAGAAACTGAG GCATGAGTTTGACTCTGAACAGATCCCAGACCTGAGCAGAGACGTCTACACACAGGATATCCACTCAGTGGGCTCTCTCTGCAAACTGTACTTCAGGGAGCTGCCCAACCCTCTTCTCACCTACCAGCTCTACGACAGATTCTCA GAGGCTGTGTCTGCAGCCACAGATGAGGAGAGGCTGGTCAAAATCCACAATGTCATCCAGCAGCTGCCTCCTCCACATTACAG GACACTGGAGTTCCTCATGAGGCACCTCTCCCAACTCGCCACCTTCAGCTCCATCActaacatgcacacaaaaaacTTAGCTATTGTCTGGGCACCTAACCTCCTCAG gTCCAGACAGATCGAGTCGGCCTGCTTTAGCGGCACAGCCGCGTTCATGGAGGTGCGTATCCAGTCGGTGGTGGTGGAATTCATCCTCAATAATACTGAGGCTCTCTTCAGCCCCAAACTTAACTCAATCATAAGGGAAAGTACTG GTAACAACACCTTATCCAGACCAAAGTCCCTGATGGTCTGCTCCCCATCCACTAAGTTACTGTCTATAGAGGAAGCTCAGGCTCGCACACAGGTACATCTGGGCTCCCCGGCTACCACCCCCTGCCTCACCCACAGTGACTACATCGAGGTCGGAGAGGGACCAGGAGCTCTCCTCGGCAAGTTCCACACAGTCATCGAGCTTCCGATAGAGAG CAGCAAGCGGCCTCCTGCTAAGGCTAAGAAGTCTCCAGTGGGGAACTGGCTCTCTTTTTTCCACCTGGGCAAGTCCCATTCTGTGTCCAAACGTAAACTGAAGCGACACCCCAGTGAGCCTAACGAGATAAAGAGTATTGCACTGCCAG GGGGAAGAGGAGATAGTGGCACTTTGCGCTCTACCAAAAGTGAAGAATCTCTCACCTCTTTGCAAAATTTACAAG GGGAGCCTCCAAGTTACCGTCCTCTCAGACCTCGTTCAACTAGCGAGGCCATGTCTGCCGTCAGTAAAGACGACCTCCACAACGGCGGCAGTAAACGCGACCGCAAAACAAAACTGCCACATGAGAGTCATGCTGGTGCTGATCGTGTCAGTACTGCAGCAGGCATTTCACCTCCACACCAGGAGGATGACCTCGACCTTTCTCCACCGGCTGCAGGCATCTCTACTTTAGACTTTGACCCCATGTCTTTTCAGTGCAGCCCACCCTCAGCAACCCCTGGACCACAACACAGTAAAGATGCAAACAAGTGGAGGAAGAATGTTGGTTGTTCTAGTGAATCAGAGCTCATCTCTTCTcctaacaacaacaacctggCCTGCCTACAGTCTCCAGACATTAGTCCAGTGCTCAGTAAAGGTGTGAGGAAGGTTAGCTACAAGCAGCTCTCCCCTAAACTCAGGAAGAAATCATTTAAGACACAAGCAGATGTTCAGTCTGCATCCATGTCTCTGCCACCTCAGCCGGTTTCTTCTACCCCAGCGGATAACAGTGACGCTCCACTGGCAGATGGAAAAGGGCCCAAAGCGTCCTATCAACACTGCAGCCCACTCAGCACAGCGAGCCAGGCATCAGCTGTGACAGACCTCACTCAGTCTGCACAGAACATGTCCGATCCAG GAACAGATAGACTTATGAGTTCAGTCTCTGTTCTCCCTCCTCACCCTCCCTTGACGAGTGCCGCACGCAAGTTGGCTCTGGCTCTGGCTGAAACTGCCCAAAAGGCCAGCAGTGGCTCCCAAAGAAGAAGCAATGTCCCTGTGCATCCGCTTCACAGACCGGAAGCATCTCACGCCCAGGACAGACCACCACGGCCCTCAGTCCTTGATCTCAAAGCGTATCCCCAGGAGTACAGCGGCTCTAATGTCTCCCCTGCTTCCCAGTGGCAAACATCAGTGCACAGCCCTGTGGAGACCCACTGCTACTCTCATCCTCTTCATTTCCTGCCTCCACACCTCTGCTCAGAGTCGCTACAGGTCACCGACGGACAGGAAAGCATGTGCAATTTCACTCCTAATGTCAGTCCGCTCGGGTCAGGGAGCTTGGATGAAGGCAGCGCTGAGAGGAGGgactgcagagagaaaaaagagctTAGCGATGTCACACAAACAGAGCACACCTATCAGAGTGTTGGAGTTTCAACACCCACTCAGCCCGTCTACTCGCCTCAGAGCCCATCGGCTTCTCCTGGATACGTCAACCCGGACTCGATAAACGTTTTTAATTTCCGCTCCGTTCTGGCAGAGACCTCCATGCCTGCATCCATCGAGGAGGTGTTTCCGCGTCCATTACAGCCCTCCTTAACGCATCATTACAGCCCAGAAGAGGAGACGCCGCTCGGCATGCTTGAGGATGTCTACAGTAATCaacattatcatcatcatcatcatcaccgaCCAGTTCAGGCAGCACGAATGCCTGCACCTCACTGCCCTCGGCCTGATGCTCTGCCGCTTCACCTTTCTGGGCCAAAAGGCTTGTACAGGCAGTCCTCCGAAGGCCGCTACAGCAGTTTAGGTTTAAGGCACCCTTTGTCACCTCAGTACAGAGGATACCATAGAGATGAGCACCTTATCAGTGGCTGCCACAGGCAACAAGGCCAGTGGCAGAGGTCAGATGATAGAGTAGTCGGGCACCCGGCCATCCGGAGGGCTCGCTCCTTCCATGCCCCTCAGATTAGTCACTACGAGTTGGCAGAGACCGAAGTCCTGCCCCCTGACACCATGTTTTATGTCGAGCAGACAGCAGGCCAGGAAGCACCTTATCAGAGGCTGATTCAGACTGGTCTTCACCCTGTGCGGCCGCAGTTTGAGAACACACACGCTGACTACCACTACAGTCCCTATTCAAATGTGAACCCTGCAGATGGCTCTCGCTATTACGCAGAGCCCTGCCGGCAAAGCGGCATCCGACACAGTAAGTCTTACACCGTGCGTTCCACAAGAGAAAGCGGACAATCAGATTACTACAACTACTCTCCTCAGCGCGTCCCCCCTGTGAACAGAGAGCTTTTCATAGAAAGCAGGGACACTGTTGTTTATGAGGCGAGAGACGCAGAAGTTTTTGAAAGAGTCTTATATCAACCAGTCATGCAGGAGAGTAAATCCAGACATAAAAACACATATCCAGCTGCGTCTCCTTGTGAGAGTCCCATCTCGCTTGCTGACACAAGAAGTAGAGACATCGCACACACGAGAAGCAAGTCAGACCCTGGAAATGCCTGCCTCCTTTCCGCTGACAAGATGGAAAGACAAAATGTTATCCTTACATCCCCGACTTCCCAGAGGTCCCAACAGGTAGACCCCGAGGTCACCAGGCGGCAGCGCGTTCACCGCTCAAGCGCGGACTCGGGGCCTTCTAGGCGGATTCACATCAAAGAGCGTTCCTCTCAGCAGCCACCGCTTCGCAAAGTCCCCTCGCTCCCAGAAAGAGGCTGTCCTAACTTTAAGACCGTCGAGCACAACGACAGAAGCCATACGCGAGGTCATGACCAGGATCGATTAATGATGACCAACGCTGTCAACAGCTACTCTGGTATGGCGAAACCCAGCATCCTCAGGAGACCCGGGAGGTCGCAGAGCACCAGAGAAAACCGTCACTACTACCATTACCACGCCAAATCCCAAATGGATCCCGAACATCTGGGATCCTTTTCCAACAGAAGGACTCAGAGCACTAAAGTCAGGCCCACACAATATGACCACATGGAGGGGTATTACGCAGCACCCAGGCCTAAACCCACAAGATCCGTTAAAGCCGTGGCAGGATATCTGCCTGGCCAGGGCTGCATGTCGCCCTGCGGGCACAGACTGTTGTCCCAGGCTCTGGGTCATGAGGCTTTTTATCACGCTGCACTGAGATCAGAAGCCGGGGTCTACGAGTGA